CAAATATAAGTTTGagagacaaagaaaagaatgaaagagtcttatatatatataagttAGCTGGTAGCATAACCATTTTTCTCGACTTATTTATAAAACATTCGACATACTTCCATATTTCAAGCATTAATATGAGACctagaattttttcaagctAACTTATGTACATTGTAGTTATATGATGAGGAAAAATGTACACAACAGCTTGTGCTGTTTATTCCCATCGTATGTTGCGGTAATGCAAACAgcaatagaaaaaaaattgatataAGAAGAATATGACTAGTAGCATCACAGTGAAACAGTAACGGTAAATGAATCAGCATGTGAATTTTtctagaaaataaaaaagaaactcCGAAGCGGGGAGTCGAACCCCGGTCTCCACGGTGAGAACGTGATGTGATAGCCGTTACACTACATCGGATTGTACCTTGGTGATAGTTTGACCTAAAAGAAACGTTCATTATGTAATGAAGAAAGCCAATTATTCGGTCGCAAATCAAGGTTCTGTTAGGGaatatgattttctttgacTCTCAATGAGTTCTCTTATGACTATTTAGGGGCTAAATTATTTGTTATGGCAATATTATTAGGTAGGAAAGATACGACTTTACTGAAATTGTTGGAAATACAAAAAGGAGCAGATCATTCCACATAATGATATCATTATTCCCTCtttcatttaaaaaatcaccgtttttattttattaattaTCAGTCTCTGCATTTTCAGATTCTgttaaatttgataaatgtTTTTCGCCGTTTATAAAGTATTTTTGCATCATGTATGATAATGTATTAGTAATATGAAAACTGGTGTTATTAATAATCAGTGGTCAGGATGTAGTATTAGTTTGGAATAAAAGCAAATCTCCTCATGCTATATAAGAGGAATATAGAAAATACAGGCCAGTTGTTCTTATTAAACATGAACATAATAGTGGGTCTAGCAGTTACTATACATTTAAATTGGCGACTACTATTATTCGTACATTCGACTATAGCAGTATTTCCAATTAATGGATCTTTAACTCAGCTATTATACTGTTTGAGTTCCTCGTTTAACATTTCCCTGTCCAACAGGGACTTAAAAGTATGTAGGGTTTGCATTAATATACAGTAGAGACACTTAAATTGTTACTATAGTAACTCAAGTTACTATTCGTGAGAATATTGACTTATTATTCTTCATGAATAGTCGATTAGTAATCAAATGAAGTAATCAGATGTGCAATGCGTCTTTAATGTTTCAGACTGGAGAATGATACGTAGCTACATAATAATCTGGGTACAGTAAACTCAATGATCTATTACCTGAATGATTAATCTGATGCTTGCAATATAACAATTCATCTCGTGACATTAACCATAAGAATTACTCTCATCATTGCTATATCGGCAAGGTTTAATATGTCCAGTCGGAGTGTATTTTAtatctctttcttttagaATAAGAATATCTGCTTTTATTCTTAATCAATACTACAACCTAACTACTAACTATCAACACTGTTAATTACGATTCGCTCCAACAAATTTGGTTTTGTGGATTCTTAAATTCTCGAGAAAAACTTCTAATATATCTTGTATACCAGATACTGTAGCCTTTAGCAACGATAGAATACGAACAGTTCTCTTAAAATTCGCCTATTTCTCATACCGTTGCAGATATAACTAAAGTATTGACATTCAGTGACATCTGGCGCTGATATCATTATTTAACACACGTATGTTTGCGTGGCATTGTCATTTTTAAGAGCagagaaagaaacaatGAGCTACTTGAGTGTGACAAGTTGAAAAGTCCACCAATTTCACGTTGAATTAGGATTCATATATGAAATTCTAGTCATTAATTAGAATTGTAAGTTTCtgagcttttttttcctagTAAATTAAACTTGTCTAATACATCCAGTTGTGATGTATTCTATATCTCAGTTCTACAGTAGCACGAAGTTTCCCGGCCTCTCtattcaataaattcaGCTATCGCTGATTatcaacagcagcaacGAATAAAGCATAaaagaacagaaaaattcttctACAAATTTATTCTGTAAAGATTCAGCTTCTTTCGTGAATTTCTAAGTTCATGAGGGGAATTTAAGTATGGCGTTTCTTCGTAGCGCCATTGTCTTGAGCCAAAATGGAACtctaaaaattttcacGACATTTTACTAGTCAGTAAAGTGAGCATATACATataagaagaaatttcaaaaggtaaaaaatgGAGCAACTTCCAGCTCATTATCTTTTCAATGTTGTCGATGCCATAGTTGGATTATGAAATCTCATATTCATAACCACAACGcgtttttttccttttaagGCACTACAGACTCCATTCTCACAAGTTTGTCAAAAGCACGAGCGCGATGAGAATTAAAGTCAGATCTGGTTAATGATTCTGGTACAACAGCAGAAACAAATCGAGTACAAATTTAATCTTATTCTGTCGCAATAGTtgactttcttttctggcCTCTCGAACAAAAAGCATGACCGTTTCCAACATTGGGGGGGAAGAACGACTAATAATTTTACCAGACGATTATGAAACTTCGAAAACTATAAACACTTTTACACTGCCGCCACCTTCCAATATTACATCCAAACCTCGTATCGAGCTCTTCGAAAATATTAATGGAAAACTTTACGAAATAAGATCTTTTCAATTCGGCAAAGGGCCCTCGTATTCACATGAGGAAGATTTGGCAAATGATAAATATCACTATACTAAGGAAAATCACCCGATCAAATCAACTTTCATTGTAAATACGTCTGATCCCACCGATGGTTATGTTTTTAACTCAAGCAAAATACACTTTTGTTCTTTATACGATATTGCTTTTAGTTTGATTGGATTTTACTATAGAAACAGTGTTTCAGCAGATGAACAAGATTACTCCAATTCAAGTGATACTGGTGAAAACCAAAAAAGCAACAGCAAAACCAATGAGAAATTTCTTACGGTGCGTGATTACCATGATTTCTTAACGGATAACCATGACAAGAATTGGGAAAACATTTCTTTAAGTCGTCTCAAGAGTGGCTTAGCAAAAGTTAGTGAAACCATTGAGGAAGCTGGTGACGTCTATTACAAGATCACATCTGCAATGATAACACAATTTTTGTTAGGCAAGGTATCAAAAATTGTAGAAAACTTTCCTCCAAGTATCCCTACACTTAAAAATGCCCCAACGGAAATAAAACAGTGCTACAAGGTAGTTATGGCTACAAATCTTTTAGTTTCCCTGATTCCAAGGGCGGCCTACCATAATTTACTTACCTTTTCACCTACAATGGATAGTGGTTGCCTAAATCCGGATATAAAAGCTAGCTTCATAGAACTCGAAAACTACGAGACTACGAACGAATTACAGAATGCTGAAAGAGAATTACTGATGAAAAGTGCCATGAATGTAGGCCTAAATTCGAATGGCAGGGTTTCATTGCCAGTGAAAAAAgttaccaaaaaaatagttcaaaataaaaaaccaaaagTAGCCATAGGAAAAGGGGCCATTGATGGATTTTTTAAACGTAAGTAGCTAGTATCATAATTAAACAGCAATTTGAATGCTATAACTCGGTGGTGATGACCTCAGTGCGAGATAATTACACAATATTGTCACTACCAACGAATGGgctaccttttttttcctttctcgaattcaagaaaaaattaacaaCTTTTCCCTCGATGATGTTAACAAATGTCTGAATATAAAGGAATAGGAAACGGTTGCTAGATTGTATTTACCTTACCAactttcaagttttttttctaactTCCTAACTTTCAGTCTCGATACATTAATCAACAGGACGTAGTGATTGCAAAATTGTTCAGAATATACATTAGATTAAAAGACAAATGGCCAAAGACATTGAGATATCCGCATCCGAGTCAAAATTTATCTTAGAAGCACTGAGACAGAATTATAGGTTGGACGGCCGCTCCTTTGATCAATTTCG
This is a stretch of genomic DNA from Saccharomyces cerevisiae S288C chromosome IV, complete sequence. It encodes these proteins:
- the RNH202 gene encoding Rnh202p (Ribonuclease H2 subunit; required for RNase H2 activity; role in ribonucleotide excision repair; related to human AGS2 that causes Aicardi-Goutieres syndrome), which gives rise to MTVSNIGGEERLIILPDDYETSKTINTFTLPPPSNITSKPRIELFENINGKLYEIRSFQFGKGPSYSHEEDLANDKYHYTKENHPIKSTFIVNTSDPTDGYVFNSSKIHFCSLYDIAFSLIGFYYRNSVSADEQDYSNSSDTGENQKSNSKTNEKFLTVRDYHDFLTDNHDKNWENISLSRLKSGLAKVSETIEEAGDVYYKITSAMITQFLLGKVSKIVENFPPSIPTLKNAPTEIKQCYKVVMATNLLVSLIPRAAYHNLLTFSPTMDSGCLNPDIKASFIELENYETTNELQNAERELLMKSAMNVGLNSNGRVSLPVKKVTKKIVQNKKPKVAIGKGAIDGFFKRK